From Catharus ustulatus isolate bCatUst1 chromosome 24, bCatUst1.pri.v2, whole genome shotgun sequence, the proteins below share one genomic window:
- the LOC117006768 gene encoding PR domain zinc finger protein 2-like isoform X1, giving the protein MNQNTSESPVAVETLDDVPEHVLRGLPEDVRLFPSAVDKSRLGVWATKSILKGKKFGPFVGDKKKRSQVKSNVYMWEVYYPNLGWMCVDATDPEKGNWLRYINWARSGKEQNLFPLEINRTIYYKSLKPIAAGEELLVWYNGEDDPAIAAAIEEERASARSRRHSPKARRGKKKTQEGKNKGKKATDTKQKKADLDSTSADMRDSKESHKEEDEAPSVSAVLSLEQTAVIQEMVNQDVLPKLMIPSPANEPQVVTEDKQGEAINCASDDLDDEEEDDEEEEDEEEIEDTNMPKENAEMPLMCEEKLDSLEEQKSTSEESPESSPKKKLVVKIPKAQGESNGDVQETFMFPCQHCERKFTTKQGLERHMHIHISTLSHAFKCRYCGKAFGTQINRRRHERRHEAGPKRKPFLTLTSSQHLDNVADNQVIVDDGLKDDLNVSNLVQDSVVLDSEKVSQEMSNSAFAEENKEPKELHPCKYCKKVFGTHTNMRRHQRRVHERHLIPKGVRRKGFFTEEPPVPTEPAPAVQSVYIASTEIEEEGEGDDVYLMDISSNISENLNYYIDGKIQSNSNTSNCDVIQMESNSADLYGLNCIISPVTVEISSNLKVTQTLVTEPAKEPSSSGSSESKKRRTASPPLVPKIKTEIDPEPITPTSSLNLPLTISTESLPFHKEKGVYLSSKLKQLLQTQDNKKITPSSEIPKIGPSVTSSPILPPVSSRFKRRTSSPPSSPQHSPVLRDFVKSGEGKTVWNDNIRSSKMPKLESHSNSPAWSLAGREDKETLSPLCFEEYKISKDWTAAPTFGNVCNQQPLDLSSGMKQRSDVKSKTQVPWESVLDLSVHKKPCNDTEIREYKENSTQPTCSGVKKKKPTTCMLQKVLLNEYNGTDAALDSALGADSAASPSKALEPQAEPEADPSLSASSSTDTQPLSSASPVPQAPAAPAVCQLPPLLTPTNPPSPPPCPPVLTVATSPPPLLPTMPLPIPDVSASATNTSSCPSPLSNTTTQSPLPVLSPTVSPSPSPVPSVEPLISAASPGPPTLSSSSSSSSSSSFSSSSSSSSPSPPPLSVVSSVVSSADNLESSLPVIKQEEAESEQQKAREDPHTSSQSVVQETFNKSFVCNVCESPFLSIKDLTKHLSIHAEEWPFKCEFCVQLFRDKTDLSEHRFLLHGVGNIFVCSVCKKEFAFLCNLQQHQRDLHPDKECSHHEFESGTLRPQNFTDPSKANVEHMQSLPEDSLEPSKEEDDEDLNDSSEELYTTIKIMASGVKSKDPDVRMGLNQHYPSFKPPPFQYHHRNPMGIGVTATNFTTHNIPQTFTTAIRCTKCGKSVDNMPELHKHILACASASDKKRYTPKKNPVPLKQTVQPKNGVVVIAGPGKNAFRRMGQPKRLNFNVEISKMSSNKLKISALKKKNQLVQKAILQKKKSAQQKAELKNNSSETDSHICPYCNREFTYIGSLNKHASYSCPKKPISPSSKKNSSKKSAASSPANSDKGSNQRRRTADAEIKMQSTQAHLGKTRARTSGPTQLQLPSASFKSKQNVKFVPSIRSKKPNSSSSLRNSSPVRVSKMSHVDGKKTKVVSKNSSSGISSKASRKLHVRIQRNNKAVLPSKSVASKKKADRFSVKSRERIGGPITRSLQQAANAEAAENKREESSTKQELKDFSDLKSCWVPRMCQTEMLTCVHQLIREVLGDGDLQMREDHQRVSVLNR; this is encoded by the exons gaaaGAAGAAGACTCAGGAAGGTaaaaacaagggaaagaaaGCCACAgatacaaaacagaaaaaggctGATTTGGATTCTACTTCTGCAGATATGAGGGATTCTAAAGAGA GTCATAAAGAGGAAGATGAAGCAccttctgtttctgctgtgctgtctcTGGAACAAACAGCTGTGATTCAGGAAATGGTAAATCAAGATGTACTTCCAAAGCTGATGATCCCCAGTCCAGCCAATGAACCACAAGTGGTAACTGAAGACAAGCAAGGAGAAGCAATAAACTGTGCATCAGATGATTTAGATGACGAAGAAGAGGAtgatgaagaagaggaagatgaagaggaaaTAGAGGATACCAATATGCctaaagaaaatgctgaaatgccTTTGATGTGTGAAGAAAAGCTGGACTCCTTGGAAGAACAAAAGAGTACATCAGAGGAATCTCCAGAAAGCTCTCCAAAGAAAAAACTCGTGGTGAAAATCCCAAAAGCACAGGGGGAATCCAACGGTGATGTTCAGGAAACATTCATgtttccctgccagcactgtgaGAGGAAGTTTACAACAAAGCAGGGACTGGAGCGCCACATGCACATCCATATTTCCACCCTGAGCCACGCGTTCAAGTGTCGGTACTGCGGGAAAGCCTTCGGCACTCAGATCAACAGGCGGAGGCACGAGCGGCGCCACGAGGCCGGGCCGAAAAGGAAACCATTCCTGACACTGACCTCATCACAGCACTTGGATAATGTTGCTGATAACCAGGTGATTGTGGATGATGGTCTTAAAGATGACCTGAACGTTTCCAATCTTGTGCAAGACTCTGTTGTCTTGGATTCTGAGAAGGTTTCCCAGGAAATGTCAAATTCTGCGTTTGCTGAGGAAAATAAGGAGCCCAAAGAATTGCATCCGTGCAAATACTGCAAAAAGGTTTTTGGTACTCACACCAACATGAGGAGGCATCAGCGGAGGGTTCATGAGCGTCATCTTATTCCCAAAGGTGTCAGAAGAAAAGGGTTCTTTACTGAGGAGCCACCTGTCCCAACAGAGCCGGCCCCTGCAGTCCAGAGTGTGTACATAGCCAGCACAGAAATAGAAGAGGAAGGTGAAGGGGATGATGTGTATCTTATGGATATATCCAGCAATATCTCTGAGAATTTAAATTACTACATTGATGGTAAGATTCAGTCCAACAGCAACACTAGCAATTGTGATGTGATTCAGATGGAGTCCAACTCTGCAGACTTGTATGGGTTGAATTGTATAATCAGTCCAGTCACAGTGGAAATTTCCTCAAATTTAAAGGTTACACAAACACTTGTGACTGAACCTGCTAAGGAACCCTCTAGCAGTGGGAGCAGTGAATCCAAAAAGAGAAGAACTGCTAGCCCTCCTCTtgtaccaaaaataaaaactgaaatagaCCCAGAACCTATAACTCCTACTAGTTCTTTAAATCTTCCTCTTACCATTTCAACAGAAAGCTTAccttttcataaagaaaaaggGGTTTATTTGTCATCAAAATTAAAGCAGCTCCTTCAGACACAGGACAATAAGAAGATAACTCCATCAAGTGAAATCCCTAAAATAGGACCTTCTGTTACATCATCGCCTATTTTGCCTCCAGTATCCAGCAGGTTTAAAAGAAGGACCAGCTCTCCTCCCAGTTCTCCACAGCACAGTCCAGTGCTTCGAGACTTTGTCAAATCAGGGGAGGGAAAAACTGTGTGGAATGATAATATTCGGAGCTCGAAAATGCCAAAGTTAGAAAGCCACAGCAACTCACCTGCTTGGAGCTTGGCTGGAAGGGAGGACAAAGAAACTTTGAGCCCTCTTTGCTTTgaagaatataaaatatcaaAAGACTGGACAGCAGCTCCGACTTTTGGCAATGTGTGCAACCAGCAGCCACTGGATTTGTCCAGTGGTATGAAACAAAGGTCTGACGTCAAGAGCAAGACTCAGGTTCCCTGGGAATCCGTTTTAGATCTAAGTGTGCATAAGAAGCCTTGCAACGACACTGAAATCAGGGAATACAAAGAGAATTCCACACAGCCAACGTGTAGTGGTGTTAAGAAGAAGAAACCCACCACCTGCATGCTGCAGAAGGTTCTGCTGAACGAGTACAACGGGACAGACGCGGCCCTGGACAGCGCGCTGGGCGCGGACAGCGCCGCCAGCCCCAGCAAGGCGCTGGAGCCTCAGGCAGAGCCCGAGGCAGATCCCTCTCTCTCGGCCTCGTCTTCCACTGACACTcagcccctcagctctgcctcccccgTGCCACAGGCgcctgcagcacctgctgtgtgccagctgcCTCCGTTGTTAACGCCCACCAACCCGCCCTCCCCGCCGCCCTGCCCGCCCGTGTTAACCGTGGCCACGTCGCCTCCCCCCCTGCTCCCAACCATGCCCTTACCCATTCCAGATGTCTCTGCCAGTGCCACTAACACTTCCTCGTGTCCCTCGCCACTCTCCAACACTACTACCCAGTCCCCACTACCAGTTCTTTCACCTACAGtttctccttctccatcccctgtcccttcTGTTGAACCtcttatttctgctgcttcaccTGGCCCCCCTACACtgtcttcctcctcttcctcctcctcttcctcctctttctcatcctcttcctcctcctcatctccatctccaCCTCCTCTTTCTGTAgtttcttctgttgtttcctcTGCTGATAACCTTGAAAGTTCTCTCCCAGTAATAAAGCAGGAAGAAGCTGAAAGCGAACAGCAGAAAGCAAGAGAAGATCCTCACACTTCAAGTCAATCAGTAGTGCAGGAAACGTTCAACAAGAGCTTTGTGTGCAATGTCTGTGAATcaccttttctttccattaaagACCTAACGAAGCATTTATCCATTCATGCTGAAGAATGGCCCTTCAAATGTGAATTCTGTGTACAGCTTTTTAGGGATAAAACAGACTTGTCAGAACATCGCTTTCTGCTTCATGGAGTAGGGAATATCTTTGTTTGTTCAGTGTGTAAAAaggaatttgcttttttgtgcAATTTGCAGCAGCATCAACGGGATCTCCATCCAGACAAAGAGTGCTCACATCATGAGTTTGAAAGTGGGACTTTGAGACCCCAGAATTTTACTGACCCCAGTAAGGCAAACGTGGAGCACATGCAGAGCCTGCCAGAAGATTCTTTGGAACCTTCCAAAGAGGAGGACGATGAAGATCTAAATGATTCTTCTGAAGAGCTTTATACTACTATAAAAATAATGGCTTCTGGAGTGAAATCTAAAGATCCAGATGTTCGTATGGGCCTCAATCAACACTACCCAAGCTTTAAACCACCTCCTTTCCAGTATCACCATCGTAATCCCATGGGTATTGGAGTTACTGCAACAAACTTCACAACCCACAATATCCCCCAGACTTTTACTACTGCCATTCGATGCACAAAATGTGGAAAAAGTGTTGATAACATGCCTGAGTTACACAAACACATACTGGCCTGTGCATCTGCTAGTGATAAAAAGAGATACAcacctaaaaaaaatcctgtgccCCTCAAACAGACAGTGCAGCCTAAGAATGGCGTGGTGGTTATTGCTGGGCCTGGGAAGAACGCCTTCAGACGAATGGGCCAGCCTAAAAGACTCAATTTCAATGTTGAGATTAGCAAAATGTCCTCcaataaactaaaaataagtgcattgaaaaagaaaaaccagcttGTCCAGAAAGCTATcctgcaaaaaaagaaatctgcccagcagaaggcagaactgaaaaataactCATCTGAGACGGACTCTCACATCTGCCCCTACTGTAACCGAGAGTTCACTTACATTGGGAGTTTGAACAAACACGCATCATACAGctgccccaaaaaacccatctctccctcctccaaaaAGAATTCTTCCAAAAAAAGTGCAGCTTCTTCACCTGCAAACAGTGACAAAGGCAGCAACCAGCGCAGGCGCACAGCAGATGCAGAAATCAAAATGCAGAGCACTCAGGCTCACCTGGGCAAGACGAGAGCGCGAACCTCAGGacccacacagctccagctcccctcTGCCTCCTTCAAGTCCAAACAAAACGTTAAATTTGTACCTTCCATACGATCTAAAAAGCCAAATTCATCTTCATCCTTGAGGAACTCTAGTCCTGTAAGAGTGTCTAAAATGTCCCACGTTGATGGGAAAAAAACTAAGGTGGTTTCTAAGAACAGTTCCTCTGGAATCTCCAGCAAAGCGTCCCGGAAATTGCACGTCAGAATACAAAGGAATAATAAAGCTGTTTTGCCAAGTAAATCCGTGGCGAGTAAGAAAAAGGCAGACAGGTTCAGTGTAAAATCTAGAGAGAGGATTGGAGGACCAATCACTCggagcctgcagcaggcagcaaatgcagaggcagcagaaaacaaaagagaggaaagcagTACAAAGCAAGAACTAAAAGATTTCAG TGATCTTAAATCCTGTTGGGTCCCGAGGATGTGCCAGACTGAGATGCTCACCTGTGTTCACCAGTTGATCAGGGAAGTGCTTGGTGATGGAGATCTCCAAATGAGAGAGGATCATCAAAGAGTTTCAGTTCTAAATAGGTGA